Proteins encoded by one window of Salmonirosea aquatica:
- a CDS encoding response regulator transcription factor, with the protein MLYISPFITTLPTYTLTVMQPITIAFVDDHRMLRQALVEMLQKNPNFEVVLEADNGRDFIDQLPTLASPPDLVLLDINMPVMNGYETALWLKKNHPKIKVVALSMNDQETAIIRMLNNGAKGYVLKDAEKEELYQAIERVMTQGFYYTDLVVSALSNTMHSPDGTPQHPTHLINTREFEFIKLACHDLTYKQIAEEMSLSPRTIDGYREALFDKLNVKSRVGLVMYAMRNGLVES; encoded by the coding sequence TCACCATTGCCTTTGTAGACGACCATCGTATGCTCAGGCAGGCCCTTGTGGAAATGCTCCAGAAAAATCCCAATTTCGAAGTGGTCCTTGAAGCGGACAATGGCCGGGACTTTATCGACCAACTGCCCACTTTGGCTTCTCCTCCTGACCTGGTACTTCTGGATATTAATATGCCGGTTATGAACGGCTACGAAACCGCCCTATGGCTGAAAAAGAACCATCCCAAAATAAAGGTGGTAGCGCTATCGATGAACGATCAGGAAACCGCGATTATCCGCATGCTTAATAATGGCGCGAAAGGTTATGTGCTGAAAGATGCTGAGAAAGAAGAACTGTACCAAGCCATTGAGCGGGTGATGACGCAGGGGTTCTACTATACCGATCTTGTAGTAAGTGCGCTGTCGAACACCATGCATTCACCGGATGGTACCCCGCAGCATCCTACCCACTTGATCAATACGCGCGAGTTTGAATTTATTAAACTGGCTTGCCATGATCTTACTTACAAGCAAATAGCCGAAGAGATGAGCCTAAGCCCCCGTACCATCGACGGCTATCGCGAGGCGCTTTTTGACAAACTGAACGTGAAAAGCCGCGTGGGGTTGGTGATGTACGCCATGCGCAACGGATTGGTGGAAAGCTAG
- a CDS encoding TIGR03364 family FAD-dependent oxidoreductase, producing MKPFDLIVVGAGILGTSHALMAARLGKTVALLEKDNRPVSATVRNFGQVVPSGLAGCWHTYGRRSVELYKEIQREFDLTVRAQGSVYLASDAEEWQIAQESAALFKDKDFPNELLSAKQTLERFPYLHDRYVQGSIFFPDDLSVEPDKMVHRLIEYGVRKYGIRYQPDTAVLACEPNGDLVEVRTAQGERLQAGRVVICSGSEFRLLFPEIYATSGLIVSKLQMLQTRPLLQVNMAANVLTGLTLRRYEAFEACPSFAQLTVPEHYIELKKWGIHILFKQATDGSIIVGDSHEYAPATATDELGFDLQDHINELMLAEAERIVKFPVRTIARSWAGYYAQHPDEVFEYEVAPRLQIITGVGGKGMTSSLGFAEENVGKWFDN from the coding sequence ATGAAACCCTTCGATCTTATTGTGGTCGGCGCAGGTATCCTGGGTACCTCTCACGCGCTGATGGCCGCTCGTTTGGGAAAAACGGTGGCCTTGCTGGAAAAAGACAACCGGCCGGTAAGTGCTACCGTTCGCAATTTCGGGCAGGTGGTACCTTCGGGACTTGCGGGCTGCTGGCATACTTATGGGCGGCGCAGCGTGGAACTTTATAAGGAAATCCAACGGGAGTTCGACCTGACCGTGCGGGCACAGGGGTCGGTGTACCTGGCTTCTGATGCCGAAGAATGGCAGATCGCTCAGGAGTCAGCAGCTCTTTTTAAAGACAAGGATTTTCCCAACGAACTACTTTCGGCCAAACAAACCCTGGAACGCTTCCCGTACCTGCATGATCGCTACGTGCAGGGTAGTATTTTCTTTCCCGATGACCTCAGCGTTGAACCCGACAAAATGGTGCATCGCCTGATCGAGTACGGGGTCCGGAAATACGGCATCAGGTACCAGCCCGACACGGCCGTACTGGCTTGCGAGCCCAATGGTGATTTAGTCGAGGTACGTACCGCGCAGGGCGAAAGGCTGCAAGCCGGGCGGGTGGTCATTTGCAGTGGCAGTGAGTTTCGGCTCCTTTTTCCTGAAATTTATGCCACAAGTGGTTTGATTGTCAGCAAACTGCAAATGCTCCAGACCCGGCCTCTTCTCCAGGTAAACATGGCGGCCAACGTGCTGACAGGATTGACCTTACGGCGCTACGAAGCTTTTGAAGCCTGCCCTTCTTTTGCCCAACTGACAGTACCTGAACACTACATCGAACTGAAAAAATGGGGCATTCATATCCTTTTCAAACAGGCAACCGATGGTTCTATCATCGTCGGCGATTCACATGAATATGCCCCGGCTACTGCCACCGACGAACTTGGCTTTGATCTACAAGATCATATCAATGAATTGATGCTGGCCGAAGCCGAACGGATTGTAAAGTTCCCGGTGCGTACCATTGCCCGCTCCTGGGCAGGATACTACGCCCAGCATCCCGACGAAGTTTTTGAATATGAAGTAGCGCCCCGGCTGCAGATCATCACCGGAGTAGGTGGCAAAGGCATGACGTCGAGCCTGGGTTTTGCGGAGGAGAATGTCGGAAAATGGTTCGACAACTAG
- a CDS encoding HAD hydrolase-like protein, whose amino-acid sequence MGRNSRQSYPPEWQTRVDQSYETFTQVLENHYLTHDITPTEGCLELFGFLHKNNIQIALTTGFYRKVCDIILKKLGWLEGLNEQRIGTPSTIIQASITSDEVEKGRPAPFMIQKAMRLLGVDDAQAVINVGDTPSDIQSGFAAGCRMSLAVTNGTHSADQLAPHHPTRLIGSLREVISIIEEENI is encoded by the coding sequence ATGGGAAGAAATTCTCGGCAGTCGTACCCCCCCGAATGGCAGACGCGCGTGGACCAATCCTACGAGACCTTTACCCAAGTATTGGAAAACCACTACCTCACCCACGACATTACTCCCACTGAGGGTTGCCTGGAACTGTTTGGTTTCTTACACAAAAACAATATTCAGATTGCCCTCACGACCGGCTTCTACAGGAAGGTATGCGATATTATCCTGAAAAAACTCGGCTGGCTGGAAGGACTGAACGAGCAGCGCATAGGTACCCCTTCGACAATCATTCAGGCTTCTATTACGAGCGATGAGGTAGAAAAAGGTCGTCCCGCCCCCTTTATGATTCAGAAAGCCATGCGCTTGCTGGGCGTCGATGATGCGCAAGCGGTCATCAACGTGGGCGATACCCCGTCGGATATTCAGTCAGGCTTCGCGGCAGGCTGCCGGATGAGTCTGGCCGTAACCAACGGCACCCATTCTGCCGACCAGCTGGCACCGCATCATCCTACGCGGCTGATCGGGTCTTTGCGGGAGGTAATTTCGATCATCGAAGAAGAAAACATCTAA